Proteins from one Gossypium raimondii isolate GPD5lz chromosome 8, ASM2569854v1, whole genome shotgun sequence genomic window:
- the LOC105793581 gene encoding flavonoid 3-O-glucosyltransferase encodes MEKYKKASKHIAVLAFPFGTHAAPLLSIIRRLSEASPASMFSFLCTERSNSLTFPKGHQKHDSIKPFNVWDGLPEGYTHCLKRNPHEPVDYFLKAVPQNFKDAVEALVAETGRPIDCLITDAFYYFGADIADELKVPWVALWTASPRALFSHAETEFFRRHVGINDPLDKPLDFLQGFASIRVADLPDGVVRGNFDASVPVLLNKMGLTLPRAAAVAANSYEDLDNAVVNMLKSRYKRFLNVGPSNLMSSSPFDDRHGCLDWLERHQPLSVVYISFGSVITPPPHEIEALTQVLEESNFPFLWSFRGDVEKQLPPGFPKRTSSKGKLVPWAPQQKILEHPSVGVFVSHGGWNSILESISGGVPMVFRPFFGDQKLNTRTVEAIWGFGLGLEGGTLTKEATTNALNFILSTEEGKKMRQKVGVQKELAYKAVQPNGSSIENFKTLVGVVTCHHYLP; translated from the exons ATGGAAAAATATAAGAAGGCTTCAAAGCACATAGCAGTGCTGGCCTTCCCTTTCGGGACCCATGCAGCCCCTCTTCTCAGTATCATCCGTCGGCTATCGGAGGCTTCCCCAGCCTCCATGTTCTCTTTCCTGTGCACGGAACGATCAAACAGCTTAACGTTTCCCAAAGGTCATCAGAAGCATGACAGCATAAAGCCTTTCAATGTATGGGACGGATTGCCGGAGGGTTATACGCATTGCTTAAAGAGGAACCCTCATGAGCCGGTGGATTATTTCCTCAAGGCGGTGCCCCAGAATTTCAAGGATGCCGTAGAAGCACTTGTGGCGGAAACCGGTAGGCCGATTGATTGTTTGATAACAGATGCGTTTTACTATTTTGGGGCTGATATTGCAGATGAACTGAAAGTCCCTTGGGTAGCGCTTTGGACGGCTAGTCCTCGGGCTCTCTTCTCTCATGCTGAGACCGAGTTTTTTCGCCGCCACGTAGGGATCAATG ATCCTTTGGACAAACCACTTGATTTTCTTCAAGGATTTGCTAGTATACGTGTTGCTGACTTACCCGATGGAGTAGTGAGAGGGAACTTTGATGCCTCCGTGCCAGTACTGTTGAATAAAATGGGACTAACACTGCCACGAGCCGCCGCAGTTGCTGCAAATTCATATGAGGACTTGGACAATGCAGTGGTGAACATGCTTAAATCAAGATACAAAAGGTTCCTCAACGTTGGCCCCTCCAATCTGATGAGCTCTTCCCCATTTGATGACAGGCACGGCTGCTTGGATTGGCTGGAGAGGCACCAGCCATTGTCGGTGGTATACATCAGCTTCGGGAGCGTCATAACACCACCACCCCACGAGATAGAAGCATTAACTCAAGTCCTGGAGGAAAGCAATTTCCCATTTCTTTGGTCTTTCAGGGGAGATGTTGAGAAGCAATTGCCGCCAGGGTTCCCCAAAAGAACCAGCTCCAAAGGAAAGCTAGTTCCCTGGGCTCCTCAGCAGAAAATATTAGAGCACCCATCTGTCGGGGTTTTTGTAAGTCACGGTGGATGGAATTCAATCTTGGAAAGTATTAGCGGAGGTGTGCCCATGGTTTTCAGGCCATTTTTTGGTGACCAAAAACTGAATACTCGAACTGTTGAGGCAATATGGGGATTTGGGCTGGGATTAGAGGGCGGAACGCTAACTAAGGAAGCCACAACCAATGCCTTGAACTTCATATTGTCCACCGAAGAAGGCAAGAAAATGAGACAGAAAGTTGGCGTCCAGAAAGAGCTTGCTTACAAGGCTGTACAGCCCAATGGCAGCtctattgaaaatttcaaaacgCTGGTAGGAGTTGTCACCTGTCACCATTACTTGCCATGA